A genomic segment from Octopus sinensis linkage group LG4, ASM634580v1, whole genome shotgun sequence encodes:
- the LOC115210331 gene encoding uncharacterized protein LOC115210331, with the protein MLIQRIIKNYEYLHHRLLRISIILNLLVQMLVVNYQLVYYKETPTYWCLLIADSIYLALFIVHIHFTYKKHFEGYELPNHEFKQNFPFGPLTWVIYAMVLSSKLIVVFTSFAAEMEDETGIYSANALRAMFGLTAVVFFLLLMSHVHHTTPDRLKTFIYTVGATVPIDLLDTMDIMELLYEEEKTRRISEGMVYMILVIIVVNLMIPMFPCTILYIQEFGSKHIFVHLMIAQKVVQIFIINLLFMSIRLILWQQFGEGFSAFIIKNILVMGILSYDLFRICKEKAEDEQREEPVVNYKEGEVHM; encoded by the coding sequence ATGTTGATCCAAAGAATTATCAAAAACTATGAATACCTGCATCACAGACTGTTGCGGATATCCATTATTCTAAATCTCTTGGTGCAGATGCTTGTTGTCAACTACCAGTTGGTATATTACAAAGAAACACCGACATATTGGTGTCTGCTGATAGCAGATAGTATATACTTAGCTCTGTTTATTGTTCATATTCACTTTACctataaaaaacattttgaagGCTATGAGTTACCAAATCAtgagtttaaacaaaattttcccTTTGGACCACTCACTTGGGTGATTTATGCAATGGTTTTATCAAGTAAACTGATAGTGGTTTTCACTTCCTTTGCAGCAGAGATGGAAGATGAAACTGGAATCTATAGTGCAAATGCACTGAGAGCTATGTTTGGTCTGACAGCAGTTGTATTCTTCTTGCTGCTGATGTCTCACGTACATCACACTACACCTGATAGactgaaaacatttatatatacagttggAGCTACAGTGCCTATAGATTTATTAGATACAATGGATATTATGGAGTTAttgtatgaagaagaaaaaacaagacgAATATCAGAAGGTATGGTATATATGATATTGGTGATAATCGTTGTCAATCTAATGATACCAATGTTCCCATGTACCATTCTCTATATTCAAGAGTTTGGAAGTAAACATATTTTTGTACATTTAATGATTGCGCAAAAAGTGGtccaaatttttatcattaacttACTGTTCATGTCCATTCGACTGATTCTGTGGCAACAATTTGGTGAAGGATTTTCAGCTTtcattattaaaaatatcttAGTTATGGGAATATTATCATATGATCTGTTTCGTATTTGTAAAGAAAAGGCAGAGGATGAACAGAGGGAAGAACCAGTAGTTAATTACAAAGAAGGAGAAGTCCATATGTAA